One Chlorobaculum limnaeum genomic window carries:
- the truB gene encoding tRNA pseudouridine(55) synthase TruB, whose translation MIEQGRMSVLSEEGDYLLVDKPLDWTSFDVVARIRGAYKRNGAKRKVGHCGTLDPKATGLLILATGRKTKTISSLELLDKAYEGVIRLGAKTASHDTESEEYDLRDVSHIDESAIRAAAASMVGERMQQPPMHSAVWHNGKRLYELARQGHEVKERKARQIGIRQFEITGIELPYVRFFIDVTKGAYIRVIAHELGELLGVGGYLAELKRVSIGQYRLSDAASVGEIVDAIGQAAALATEE comes from the coding sequence ATGATCGAACAGGGCCGCATGTCCGTCCTCAGCGAGGAGGGCGATTATCTGCTGGTTGACAAGCCGCTCGACTGGACCTCGTTCGACGTGGTGGCCAGGATTCGCGGCGCCTACAAGCGCAATGGCGCGAAGCGTAAGGTCGGCCACTGCGGCACGCTCGACCCGAAGGCCACCGGCCTGTTGATTCTCGCCACGGGCCGCAAAACCAAGACCATCTCGTCGCTCGAACTGCTCGACAAGGCCTACGAAGGGGTTATCAGGCTCGGCGCAAAAACCGCGAGCCACGACACGGAGAGCGAGGAGTACGACCTCCGCGATGTGTCGCATATCGACGAAAGTGCGATCCGCGCCGCCGCCGCATCGATGGTTGGCGAGCGGATGCAGCAGCCTCCGATGCACTCGGCGGTCTGGCACAACGGCAAGCGGCTTTACGAACTGGCGCGGCAGGGCCACGAAGTCAAGGAGCGCAAGGCTCGCCAGATCGGGATTCGCCAGTTCGAGATCACCGGTATCGAGTTGCCGTACGTCCGTTTTTTCATCGACGTGACAAAGGGAGCCTATATTCGCGTGATCGCCCATGAACTCGGCGAGCTGCTTGGCGTTGGCGGCTATCTTGCCGAACTGAAGCGGGTGTCGATAGGGCAGTACCGGCTTTCGGACGCGGCGAGCGTCGGGGAGATCGTTGATGCAATTGGCCAGGCCGCCGCTTTGGCCACCGAAGAGTAA
- a CDS encoding bifunctional riboflavin kinase/FAD synthetase, which yields MRVVVLQGDTILDSATGVPVELKAEPSAVTIGSFDGLHVGHRKIIGSMIGHARELGLRSVVVTFEPHPRIVLDGSDRCAVRLLSTFEEKVSQFRAMSIDLLFVVRFDRKFASKSSEAFIREVLVQRLGARHVTVGYDHGFGSKRSGSEETLLTLGAECGFSVDVVGEVIVAGSPVSSTRIRHLLDAAEIRQANECLGAPFAISGTVVEGDRLGRSIGFPTANLSLPDGCKMLPAHGVYAASVEVDGKEYPAMMNIGRRPTVAEDGEVRVEAHIIGFSGDLYGRFLILRLLGFIRAEKRFGSIDELRAQLELDKKEARLYKK from the coding sequence ATGCGCGTTGTTGTATTGCAGGGCGATACGATCCTCGATTCCGCCACGGGAGTGCCGGTCGAGCTGAAGGCCGAGCCTTCCGCCGTAACCATCGGATCGTTCGACGGACTTCATGTGGGCCACAGGAAAATCATCGGCTCCATGATCGGTCACGCCCGGGAGCTTGGCCTCAGAAGCGTCGTGGTGACGTTCGAGCCGCATCCGAGAATCGTGCTTGATGGCAGCGACCGGTGCGCGGTGCGGCTGCTTTCCACTTTCGAGGAGAAGGTGAGCCAGTTCAGGGCGATGTCGATCGACCTTTTGTTCGTGGTGCGTTTCGACCGTAAGTTCGCCTCGAAAAGCTCCGAAGCGTTCATCCGGGAGGTACTGGTGCAGCGGCTCGGCGCGCGTCATGTCACTGTCGGCTACGACCACGGCTTCGGCAGCAAACGGAGCGGCAGCGAAGAGACGCTGCTCACGCTCGGCGCGGAGTGCGGTTTCAGCGTCGATGTGGTCGGCGAGGTGATCGTCGCCGGTTCGCCGGTATCGAGCACCCGGATCAGGCACCTGCTCGACGCGGCAGAGATTCGACAGGCCAACGAATGCCTCGGAGCGCCGTTCGCGATCAGCGGCACGGTGGTCGAGGGCGACAGGCTTGGCCGCTCCATCGGGTTCCCGACGGCGAATCTCTCGCTTCCCGACGGATGCAAGATGCTTCCGGCTCACGGAGTCTATGCGGCGAGCGTCGAGGTTGATGGCAAGGAGTATCCGGCCATGATGAACATTGGTCGCCGTCCGACCGTCGCCGAGGATGGCGAGGTGAGGGTCGAGGCCCACATCATCGGTTTTTCAGGCGATCTGTACGGACGGTTCCTGATTCTGCGCCTGCTCGGCTTCATCAGGGCGGAAAAGCGTTTCGGTTCGATTGATGAACTTCGGGCGCAGCTCGAACTCGATAAAAAAGAGGCGAGA
- the rbfA gene encoding 30S ribosome-binding factor RbfA: MSIRTDKVSSLLQRELSAIFEKELPRSGPLVTVTEVRITADLGIARVYVSVIGSEAQRTEVMEYLHAENKMIRKTLSSKIRHQFRRIPELEFYEDRLFEQANRIEQLLKSVKPARNEEQP, translated from the coding sequence ATGTCGATACGAACCGATAAAGTCTCCTCCCTGTTGCAGCGGGAGTTGAGCGCGATTTTCGAGAAGGAGCTGCCACGCAGCGGCCCGCTGGTGACGGTGACGGAGGTGAGGATCACCGCCGATCTCGGCATCGCCAGGGTCTATGTTTCCGTGATCGGCTCCGAGGCGCAGCGCACGGAGGTGATGGAGTACCTGCACGCCGAAAACAAGATGATCCGCAAAACGCTCTCTTCTAAAATCCGCCACCAGTTCCGGAGGATTCCGGAGCTGGAGTTCTACGAAGACCGCTTGTTCGAGCAGGCCAACCGGATCGAGCAACTGCTCAAGTCGGTCAAGCCCGCCCGTAACGAAGAGCAGCCATAA